From the Acidilutibacter cellobiosedens genome, one window contains:
- a CDS encoding UPF0175 family protein, translating into MNISTVVNLPQEIVLTLRQSSEDIVVEMKRALAVKYYQEQRLSLGQCAELAEMNKEDFIEYLSKQHISIFRFESEDEISEDMKNA; encoded by the coding sequence ATGAATATAAGTACAGTTGTAAATCTTCCGCAGGAAATAGTATTGACATTAAGGCAAAGCAGTGAAGATATTGTTGTTGAAATGAAAAGAGCATTGGCAGTGAAATATTATCAGGAACAGAGGCTGTCTTTAGGGCAATGTGCCGAACTTGCCGAAATGAACAAAGAGGATTTTATAGAGTATCTTTCAAAGCAGCATATATCAATATTCAGATTTGAATCAGAAGATGAAATTTCGGAGGATATGAAAAATGCGTAA
- a CDS encoding lantibiotic protection ABC transporter ATP-binding protein, which yields MTEYILETKRLTKKFKDQIAVNNVSLSIKKNSVFGLLGPNGAGKSTILKMITGIMKPTFGEILFENHLWTRKDLKDIGALIESPAIYSNLTAMENLKIACTLYGLPPKRAEEVLDIIGLNQTGKKKVRNFSMGMKQRLGLGMAIINNPKLIILDEPTNGLDPIGIEELRELIKSFSSQGITVILSSHILSEVAQVADEIGIISNGVIGYSGEIKDKGNLEKLFMEIVERNRGEN from the coding sequence GTGACGGAATATATATTGGAAACAAAAAGATTGACTAAAAAATTTAAAGACCAAATAGCAGTGAATAATGTTTCTTTATCTATAAAAAAGAATTCGGTATTTGGGCTACTGGGACCAAACGGAGCAGGGAAGTCCACTATATTAAAGATGATTACGGGGATTATGAAACCCACATTTGGGGAAATACTATTTGAAAATCATCTGTGGACGAGGAAAGACTTAAAAGATATCGGAGCATTAATTGAAAGCCCTGCGATTTACTCAAATTTAACGGCAATGGAAAATTTAAAAATTGCTTGTACTCTTTATGGACTTCCCCCAAAAAGAGCAGAGGAAGTACTTGATATTATAGGGCTTAATCAGACCGGCAAAAAGAAAGTAAGAAATTTTTCCATGGGAATGAAACAGAGATTGGGCCTCGGTATGGCAATTATCAATAATCCCAAGCTTATTATTCTTGATGAGCCTACTAATGGATTGGACCCCATTGGAATTGAAGAACTAAGGGAATTGATTAAGTCTTTTTCATCTCAAGGAATTACAGTCATCTTATCCAGTCATATTTTATCGGAGGTGGCACAGGTGGCTGATGAAATAGGGATTATATCAAACGGTGTTATCGGATATAGCGGAGAGATAAAAGATAAGGGCAATCTTGAGAAATTATTCATGGAAATTGTAGAAAGAAACAGAGGTGAAAACTAA
- the istB gene encoding IS21-like element helper ATPase IstB, producing the protein MKVKLNEEIKEYCNILKLKGIKTHYEEVISEAADYEDFLHKLLTYEMEEKDKRSIECRIRNAHLPYRQYIEDIEIDCLPVDMQKRLPELATLDFIEKGKNIIMTGNPGTGKTMVSIALALKACMAGYKVLFTTIPLLVTTLKESNSAKTLRYFENRFEKYDLVVADELGYTSFDREGTDLLFNNLSLRAARKSTIITSNLSFERWIEVFGDPTVTSAMIDRLTYKAILVDMEGDSYRLRETLRENGASIKSLTA; encoded by the coding sequence ATGAAGGTTAAATTAAATGAAGAGATTAAAGAATACTGTAATATATTGAAACTTAAAGGAATTAAAACTCACTATGAAGAAGTAATATCTGAAGCGGCTGATTATGAGGATTTTCTTCATAAGCTTTTAACTTATGAGATGGAAGAAAAGGATAAGCGTTCCATTGAATGTCGTATTCGAAATGCACATTTGCCTTACAGGCAATATATTGAAGATATTGAAATTGACTGTCTCCCAGTAGATATGCAGAAAAGACTTCCTGAGTTAGCAACACTTGATTTTATCGAAAAAGGCAAAAATATCATAATGACCGGTAACCCGGGAACCGGAAAAACTATGGTTAGTATTGCTTTAGCATTAAAGGCTTGCATGGCAGGTTATAAGGTTCTGTTCACGACAATTCCACTACTGGTTACTACATTGAAGGAAAGCAATAGCGCTAAGACCTTGAGATATTTTGAGAATAGATTTGAAAAATATGACCTTGTAGTGGCAGATGAACTTGGGTACACCTCGTTTGACCGGGAAGGGACAGATCTGCTGTTTAATAATCTTTCTTTAAGGGCAGCAAGGAAATCAACAATAATTACTTCTAACCTTTCATTTGAGCGTTGGATTGAGGTTTTCGGTGATCCGACAGTTACAAGTGCGATGATAGATAGACTTACTTACAAGGCAATTCTTGTCGACATGGAGGGTGATTCTTATCGGCTAAGAGAAACATTAAGAGAAAATGGTGCATCTATTAAATCTTTAACAGCTTAA
- a CDS encoding N(4)-(beta-N-acetylglucosaminyl)-L-asparaginase yields MSWAIIGTWRMALEGIEKAAELLVNRGNSGDAVETAIKMVEDFPYYKSVGYGGLPNENGEVELDAAFMNGDTLSIGAVGGIKNFKNPISIAKKLSKEEFNCFLIGQGAEEYADKNGFERKNMLTDRAIIHYKNRLKETADKRLTPYKGHDTVGIVSLDLNDSMACGTSTSGLFMKKRGRLGDSPLVGSGFYVDSEIGGAVATGLGEDIMKGCISYEIVRLMGEGCSPQEAADKAVFKLNNILVDRRKKSGDISVVCINNRGEFGAATNAEGFSFVVATEKLSLTAYVCSVKDNKTIYEVATEEWMDNYMKKRTAPLKLK; encoded by the coding sequence ATGAGTTGGGCAATTATAGGTACATGGAGAATGGCCTTGGAAGGCATTGAAAAGGCAGCGGAATTGCTGGTGAATAGAGGAAATTCAGGAGATGCTGTTGAAACAGCCATAAAGATGGTAGAGGATTTTCCATATTATAAATCCGTTGGATACGGCGGCCTTCCTAATGAAAATGGGGAAGTAGAATTGGATGCCGCTTTTATGAACGGTGACACTTTGTCTATTGGTGCGGTAGGCGGAATTAAGAATTTTAAAAATCCCATAAGTATAGCCAAAAAATTAAGTAAAGAAGAATTTAACTGTTTTCTGATAGGGCAAGGGGCAGAAGAGTATGCCGATAAAAATGGCTTTGAAAGAAAGAACATGCTTACTGACAGAGCTATTATTCATTATAAGAACAGATTGAAAGAAACAGCAGACAAAAGGTTAACTCCCTATAAGGGACATGATACTGTAGGAATTGTTTCTCTGGATTTAAATGATTCTATGGCCTGCGGAACATCTACAAGTGGTTTGTTCATGAAAAAAAGAGGAAGATTGGGGGATTCCCCCTTGGTAGGTTCAGGTTTTTATGTGGACAGTGAAATAGGAGGAGCAGTGGCTACAGGATTAGGAGAAGATATAATGAAAGGCTGTATTTCTTATGAAATTGTGAGGCTGATGGGGGAAGGCTGCAGTCCTCAAGAGGCTGCAGATAAGGCTGTATTTAAACTTAATAATATACTTGTCGACAGAAGAAAAAAATCTGGAGATATTTCTGTGGTATGTATTAATAATAGAGGAGAATTTGGTGCAGCGACTAATGCTGAAGGATTTTCTTTTGTGGTAGCTACCGAAAAATTGTCGCTGACTGCTTATGTATGTTCAGTTAAGGATAATAAAACAATTTATGAAGTTGCAACCGAAGAATGGATGGATAACTATATGAAAAAAAGGACAGCTCCTTTAAAATTAAAATAA
- a CDS encoding lantibiotic immunity ABC transporter MutE/EpiE family permease subunit, producing the protein MAILKAEFQKSKRTSANKFIIATPLLTILLTSLWGGGQNGAYNWWYTMFLPGMLTIISSQIITKEKDISYKGLFLYPQDKGTLWLGKITYSGILLVISNFIFMTGIAVIGACGIATIPVYSFATIPLRANIFAAIILVLTSLFQIPICLFLTVKFNMFVTILFNMAMTIIGVVSFGTGSVLKFSPYVTISKLMCPILHILPNGLPVPLNSPLLNGDTIIKDTSVSIITFIILTVLTALWFRKREAD; encoded by the coding sequence ATGGCCATACTCAAGGCGGAATTTCAAAAGAGCAAAAGAACGTCAGCAAATAAATTTATTATAGCAACTCCGCTTCTTACAATTTTATTAACCTCTTTGTGGGGAGGAGGTCAAAACGGAGCATATAATTGGTGGTATACTATGTTTCTTCCGGGGATGTTAACCATCATTTCTTCTCAGATAATTACAAAGGAAAAAGACATTTCCTATAAAGGGCTTTTTTTATATCCACAGGATAAAGGCACTTTATGGTTGGGGAAAATAACATATAGCGGTATTTTGCTTGTTATATCTAATTTCATATTCATGACAGGTATTGCAGTAATCGGAGCATGTGGAATCGCTACTATACCGGTATACAGTTTTGCCACTATTCCATTGAGAGCCAATATATTTGCTGCAATTATATTAGTGCTTACATCCTTGTTTCAGATTCCGATTTGTTTGTTTTTAACTGTGAAATTCAATATGTTTGTTACCATCCTTTTTAATATGGCTATGACGATAATCGGAGTAGTAAGCTTCGGAACCGGTTCGGTTTTAAAATTTTCACCTTATGTGACAATATCCAAGTTAATGTGCCCAATCCTTCATATTTTGCCGAACGGACTTCCGGTTCCTCTAAACAGTCCTTTATTAAATGGAGATACTATAATAAAAGATACATCCGTAAGTATTATTACATTTATTATATTGACTGTTTTGACAGCATTATGGTTCAGAAAAAGGGAGGCCGACTGA
- a CDS encoding PTS lactose/cellobiose transporter subunit IIA, translating into MELLNFQIISNVGDAKSFLFEALKAAREEKFKEAEKFIENADESLLKAHEIHIKLLNQETQGKPIDISLLLMHAEDQMMSTELLRDITNEMLLVHKKYSNKI; encoded by the coding sequence ATGGAATTATTAAATTTTCAAATAATAAGTAATGTCGGAGATGCAAAATCATTTTTATTTGAGGCTTTAAAAGCAGCAAGGGAAGAAAAATTTAAAGAAGCAGAAAAATTTATTGAAAATGCAGATGAATCCTTATTAAAGGCGCACGAGATACATATAAAATTATTAAATCAGGAAACCCAGGGCAAGCCCATTGATATATCTCTCCTGCTGATGCATGCTGAAGATCAAATGATGTCAACTGAACTGTTAAGGGATATTACAAATGAAATGTTATTGGTTCATAAAAAATATTCTAATAAAATTTAA
- a CDS encoding response regulator transcription factor: MSNILVVDDDKAILDLINNILNKSGHYVKRISRPDEVLQENLNYYDLIILDIMMPGIDGFELCSDIRGKVDCPILFLTAKSDEGDIIKGLGLGADDYLIKPFGVQELRARVDAHLRREQRKKVNSFNIGSVRFLISGKECFIGENKVPFTKSEYEISEFLALHHGQVFSKEQILEGVFGFEKESSLSSIVEHIKNIRAKFLQLGEEPIKTVWGVGYKWD, encoded by the coding sequence GTGTCTAATATATTGGTTGTAGATGACGACAAGGCTATTTTAGATTTAATTAATAATATATTAAATAAAAGCGGACATTATGTAAAAAGAATAAGCAGGCCGGATGAGGTCTTACAAGAAAATTTAAATTACTATGATTTAATAATTTTGGATATTATGATGCCCGGTATTGACGGATTTGAATTGTGTTCTGATATCAGGGGAAAGGTAGATTGCCCCATATTGTTTCTTACGGCAAAATCAGATGAGGGAGATATAATCAAAGGATTAGGATTGGGAGCGGATGATTACCTGATTAAACCATTTGGGGTTCAGGAGCTTCGTGCAAGGGTGGATGCCCACCTCAGAAGAGAACAGCGAAAAAAGGTGAATTCTTTTAATATAGGGAGTGTCAGATTTTTAATTTCCGGTAAGGAATGTTTCATAGGAGAAAACAAAGTACCTTTTACCAAAAGTGAATATGAAATAAGCGAATTTTTAGCTCTGCATCACGGTCAGGTATTTTCAAAGGAACAGATTTTGGAAGGAGTCTTTGGCTTTGAAAAGGAAAGCAGTTTGAGTTCAATTGTTGAGCATATAAAAAACATTCGGGCTAAATTTCTGCAACTTGGGGAAGAACCGATTAAAACAGTCTGGGGAGTAGGGTATAAATGGGACTAA
- a CDS encoding lantibiotic immunity ABC transporter MutG family permease subunit produces the protein MSQFKNLLKADIIKLKSTQMLWIHLYIPILGLIAFLSYYSYAPYSSYSKVSAYLEVLCMVFPILIGIITSMVSDQEYMAGGFQNILISSETKSLSFISKYTLFLLLGILSTILSVAGFYLGFSLMGKNNFPVNMYLAVVGILIGGNMFEYVLHFFLSFRFSKGISIGVGIVESLISALFLTGMGDGRWPFAPCAWSMRFIGSLLARYQNVNFVDPDLHLGINICIFGTVLSFLIMLIWFTKWEGKKAEE, from the coding sequence ATGTCACAGTTTAAAAACCTATTGAAAGCTGATATAATAAAGCTAAAATCGACCCAAATGTTATGGATTCATTTGTATATTCCCATTCTGGGACTGATTGCTTTTTTAAGCTATTACTCCTATGCACCCTATAGCAGCTATAGTAAGGTTTCGGCTTATTTAGAGGTATTGTGTATGGTTTTCCCCATATTGATTGGAATAATTACCTCCATGGTGTCGGATCAGGAATATATGGCTGGGGGTTTTCAAAATATTTTAATAAGTTCGGAAACAAAAAGTCTATCATTTATAAGCAAATATACATTGTTTTTGTTATTGGGGATTTTGAGCACTATATTGTCTGTTGCCGGATTTTATTTGGGTTTTTCTTTAATGGGAAAGAATAATTTTCCAGTGAATATGTATTTGGCTGTGGTTGGCATATTAATAGGGGGTAATATGTTTGAATATGTTTTACATTTCTTTTTGAGTTTTAGGTTTTCAAAAGGAATTTCTATTGGAGTGGGAATTGTTGAATCCCTTATATCGGCATTGTTTTTAACAGGTATGGGAGACGGCAGATGGCCCTTTGCCCCATGTGCTTGGAGTATGAGGTTTATCGGTTCCTTACTGGCGAGATATCAAAACGTCAATTTTGTAGATCCGGATTTACATCTTGGTATAAATATATGTATATTCGGAACCGTTTTATCTTTTTTAATAATGCTGATATGGTTTACAAAATGGGAAGGGAAAAAGGCGGAGGAATAG
- a CDS encoding acyl-CoA dehydrogenase family protein → MDFKLTPRQENLKNKIRKFAEEKIEPIAFQLDTDNAFPEDIVKELGKMSVMGLPYPKEYGGAGEDFLSYILAVEELSRIDAGMGVILSAHVSLGSWPIMEFGTEVQKKKYLKPLASGEKIGAFGLTETNAGSDAGETETTAVLNGDYYILNGSKVFITNADYADTYIVFASTAPEMKTKGISAFIVEKGWDGFTFGVHYNKMGIRSSATAELIFNNVRVPKENLLGEEGQGFKIAMKTLEGGRIGIASQALGIAQGAYEKALNYSKERVQFGKPICRQQAIAFKLADMATKIRAARFMVYSAAERKQNRESYGTEAAMAKQYASDICLEVVNDAVQIFGGSGYIKGFAVERMYRDAKICTIYEGTNEIQRLIISNDILGKPKTSAEKTPNKDDSVSVTPKPSKPLTGNRKGILIQNGTAEEKVHELLKAVGKDNMISKRDDVDLYDSIGSADVVCSIGLGLSSEKDLPIITNLTKAMNAVIGCSRPFAEERKWLPLDRFVGISGQKFHGSLYIAIGISGQIQHLRGIQDAGTIVAINIDPNAPIFKNADYGIVGDLYEIVPALTEMLNK, encoded by the coding sequence ATGGATTTTAAATTAACACCAAGACAAGAGAATTTAAAGAATAAAATTCGTAAATTTGCGGAAGAAAAAATCGAACCTATTGCTTTTCAGCTCGATACAGATAATGCTTTTCCAGAGGACATTGTTAAAGAATTAGGTAAAATGTCTGTAATGGGCCTTCCTTATCCGAAAGAATACGGAGGAGCCGGTGAAGATTTTTTGAGTTATATTTTGGCTGTAGAAGAATTGTCCCGTATAGATGCGGGTATGGGAGTAATTTTATCCGCCCATGTATCATTAGGTTCCTGGCCTATTATGGAATTTGGAACGGAAGTTCAAAAGAAAAAGTATTTGAAACCTTTAGCCTCTGGAGAAAAAATAGGTGCTTTCGGGCTGACGGAAACAAATGCAGGCAGCGATGCCGGGGAAACTGAAACAACGGCTGTCTTGAATGGCGATTATTATATATTGAACGGTTCTAAAGTATTTATTACAAATGCGGACTATGCAGACACATATATTGTCTTTGCTTCTACTGCTCCGGAAATGAAAACTAAGGGGATCAGCGCATTTATTGTAGAAAAAGGTTGGGACGGATTTACCTTTGGCGTTCATTATAATAAAATGGGTATCCGATCTTCTGCTACAGCTGAACTGATTTTCAACAATGTAAGGGTACCTAAGGAAAATTTGTTGGGCGAGGAAGGCCAGGGATTTAAAATTGCCATGAAGACTTTGGAAGGAGGACGTATAGGGATTGCTTCCCAAGCCTTGGGCATTGCTCAAGGAGCTTATGAGAAAGCTCTGAATTATTCGAAAGAAAGAGTTCAGTTTGGGAAGCCTATTTGCAGACAGCAGGCAATTGCATTTAAACTTGCGGACATGGCGACTAAAATTCGTGCAGCACGTTTTATGGTATACAGCGCTGCGGAAAGAAAGCAGAATCGTGAATCTTATGGTACGGAAGCCGCAATGGCAAAACAGTATGCATCGGATATTTGCCTTGAAGTAGTAAATGATGCGGTTCAGATTTTCGGCGGCTCCGGATATATAAAGGGCTTTGCCGTGGAGCGTATGTACAGGGATGCAAAGATTTGTACAATATATGAAGGGACTAATGAAATACAGAGGTTAATCATTTCCAATGATATTTTGGGCAAACCTAAAACTTCCGCCGAAAAAACTCCGAATAAAGATGATTCGGTTTCGGTTACCCCAAAGCCTTCTAAACCATTGACGGGAAACCGTAAGGGCATATTAATTCAAAATGGAACTGCGGAAGAAAAAGTTCACGAATTATTGAAAGCCGTCGGGAAAGACAATATGATTTCTAAAAGAGATGATGTTGATTTATACGACAGTATAGGAAGTGCGGACGTAGTGTGCAGCATAGGATTGGGACTGTCATCCGAGAAAGATTTACCTATAATAACTAATTTGACTAAAGCCATGAACGCGGTCATAGGATGTTCAAGACCTTTTGCCGAAGAAAGAAAATGGCTCCCTCTTGATAGATTCGTCGGCATATCAGGTCAGAAATTCCATGGTTCCTTATATATTGCGATAGGTATATCGGGCCAGATTCAACATCTTCGCGGGATTCAAGATGCAGGGACAATCGTCGCGATTAATATTGATCCCAACGCTCCTATTTTTAAAAACGCGGATTACGGCATTGTCGGTGATTTATACGAAATCGTTCCTGCTCTTACAGAAATGCTGAATAAATAA
- a CDS encoding ClbS/DfsB family four-helix bundle protein, which translates to MQEYANRQELIDEIKKCAMMFIGEFNSIDNTDRDLMLEGVERTPSQMIAYQLGWMNLLLSWEREEQAGKVVVTPAPEYKWNNLGGLYKSFYNEYSKFSLGELINKFNDTAEKIIVLIEGYSDEELFQAGGRKWSSSMPSNWPIWKWIHINTVAPFKTFRAKVRKWKKLRAN; encoded by the coding sequence GTGCAAGAATATGCTAATAGACAAGAACTGATAGATGAAATTAAAAAGTGTGCGATGATGTTTATTGGTGAATTTAACTCAATTGATAATACGGATAGAGATTTAATGCTTGAAGGTGTTGAGAGAACTCCATCACAAATGATAGCTTATCAATTGGGCTGGATGAATTTATTGTTATCCTGGGAAAGGGAAGAACAAGCAGGAAAAGTAGTTGTTACTCCTGCACCGGAATATAAGTGGAATAATCTCGGCGGATTATACAAAAGTTTTTATAATGAATATTCGAAATTTTCATTAGGTGAATTAATAAATAAATTTAATGACACTGCTGAGAAAATAATTGTGCTGATTGAAGGATATTCCGATGAAGAATTATTTCAAGCAGGAGGCAGAAAGTGGTCTTCTTCTATGCCATCTAACTGGCCAATATGGAAATGGATTCATATTAACACCGTTGCTCCGTTTAAAACCTTTAGGGCTAAAGTTAGAAAGTGGAAAAAGTTAAGAGCAAATTAA
- a CDS encoding HAMP domain-containing sensor histidine kinase, giving the protein MGLKKSQKLHTIFIKYIFTVGIFVIVLLTVNYYLFFRTSFGAYPANYSERIIENNLNELKNSPKVTMDLLTPMCSFGVYSNNGDYLYGNFSNNEKKAIWDKYRKGVTYVGLSSHIMNVHREEGILLIKYLLSMQYKNERLRNILPNAEITMTFMFFAELILIIILLSNKFARKVNRELESLLKATKKIEEQDLNFDVDVSNIEEINMILQGIDKMKGSLKSALERQWTAEQQKKEQISALVHDVKTPLTVVKGNAGLLGETDMTEEQKIYCRYIEESSNQMEIYIQNLFSIIKEESNLDAPKETVYIMEMLNSLKEQGDALAKTKNIELIWKTDIEKSAYIKGYKDELERALMNIIANAVDFSPADSTITVESAADNFQFIIRITDQGKGFSQKMLKHGQEQFSMESESRTKNGHHGLGLYVADTIIKKHNGKLILSNNINGGGLVTVKIPMSAKVK; this is encoded by the coding sequence ATGGGACTAAAAAAAAGTCAAAAACTTCATACAATCTTTATAAAATATATTTTTACTGTTGGCATTTTTGTTATAGTTTTATTAACAGTTAATTACTATCTGTTTTTTAGAACCTCGTTTGGAGCATATCCGGCTAATTATTCGGAAAGGATAATTGAAAATAATTTGAATGAATTAAAAAATTCACCTAAAGTAACAATGGATCTGCTGACCCCAATGTGCAGTTTTGGGGTTTATTCAAATAATGGGGATTATCTGTATGGAAATTTTTCGAATAATGAAAAAAAGGCAATTTGGGATAAATACCGTAAAGGTGTAACATACGTAGGGTTATCGAGCCATATCATGAATGTTCATCGTGAAGAAGGTATTTTGCTGATTAAATATCTGTTAAGTATGCAATATAAAAATGAAAGATTAAGAAATATCTTACCGAATGCGGAAATTACAATGACATTTATGTTTTTTGCAGAACTTATTCTTATAATCATTCTGTTGTCCAATAAATTTGCCCGAAAAGTTAACAGAGAACTGGAATCCCTTTTAAAGGCAACAAAAAAAATAGAAGAACAGGATTTGAATTTTGATGTAGATGTAAGTAATATAGAAGAGATAAACATGATCCTTCAGGGAATTGATAAGATGAAAGGCTCTTTAAAATCTGCTTTGGAAAGGCAATGGACAGCGGAGCAGCAGAAAAAAGAACAGATTTCTGCCTTGGTTCACGATGTAAAAACGCCTCTTACGGTAGTCAAAGGAAATGCAGGATTGCTTGGAGAAACGGATATGACGGAGGAGCAAAAAATATATTGCCGCTATATAGAAGAAAGCAGTAATCAGATGGAGATATACATCCAAAATTTATTTTCTATTATAAAAGAGGAATCGAATCTTGATGCTCCTAAAGAAACTGTTTATATTATGGAAATGCTGAATTCTCTGAAAGAACAGGGAGATGCTTTAGCGAAGACGAAAAACATAGAACTAATCTGGAAGACGGATATTGAAAAGAGTGCGTATATAAAAGGATATAAAGATGAATTGGAACGGGCATTGATGAATATCATAGCCAATGCGGTGGATTTTTCCCCGGCTGATTCGACTATCACTGTTGAGAGCGCAGCAGACAATTTCCAGTTTATTATTCGGATAACGGACCAAGGTAAAGGATTTTCTCAAAAGATGTTAAAGCACGGACAAGAACAGTTTTCAATGGAAAGTGAGAGCAGAACAAAAAATGGACATCATGGACTGGGATTATATGTAGCAGATACCATTATTAAAAAGCATAACGGAAAACTCATATTGTCCAACAACATAAACGGCGGAGGATTGGTTACGGTCAAAATCCCCATGTCCGCTAAAGTAAAGTGA
- the istA gene encoding IS21 family transposase, translated as MIKLNQKQKIILKHIDGMSNRSIASELHMSKDTVNKYVNEYENQKQELLAKNPETDTKELIQAIVEKPKYNSENRGPNKVTSEMIEVIEECLKVNEWKRANGMSKQQMRKIDIHEYLLKKNFNISYSSVKRLVKTIEDRHREAFIRQEYVLGDVCEFDWGTAKLDIGGEGYKAYQMAVFTPAKSGIRYSMLFKSQDTPAFQQSHAEFFSFCKGNFRTMVYDNMRVAVKKFVGLFEKEPTKALTELSIYYGFNFRFTNIAKGNEKGHVERSVEYVRRKVFSEPGNDKFDTLAEANKFLFEECMKLNNKETSNGLVPMEIFKEEQKHLFPNLPKFESSIYSENRVDKYSTVTVSQNHYSVPDTLVGKMVKVKMFTDKIIIYYDNSIVAKHDRSFKLHDWKIEIHHYLRTLHKKPGALKGSTALLQTDTQIKYIYEQYYTKDAKTFLQVLEIIYEKGIHAVTEALRELEKLSPMDMSADKVKVICESRKEKEICVTVPLNDHLTEKSRSTLSIYDKLAALQSRKLNKEAV; from the coding sequence GTGATAAAATTGAATCAAAAACAAAAAATCATACTTAAACATATTGACGGTATGAGCAATCGAAGCATTGCCAGTGAGCTTCACATGAGCAAGGATACTGTAAATAAATATGTAAATGAGTATGAAAATCAAAAGCAAGAACTTTTAGCAAAAAATCCTGAAACAGATACAAAAGAATTAATTCAAGCAATTGTTGAAAAACCAAAATACAATTCTGAAAACAGAGGGCCAAACAAGGTAACATCTGAGATGATTGAAGTAATTGAAGAATGCTTAAAGGTTAATGAATGGAAGCGTGCTAACGGTATGTCAAAGCAGCAAATGAGAAAAATTGATATTCATGAATACTTGTTAAAGAAAAATTTTAATATTAGTTATTCATCAGTTAAAAGATTAGTTAAAACAATCGAGGATAGGCATCGTGAAGCTTTCATAAGACAAGAATATGTTCTTGGAGATGTATGTGAATTTGACTGGGGTACGGCAAAATTAGATATAGGGGGAGAAGGATATAAAGCTTATCAAATGGCAGTTTTTACTCCTGCTAAAAGCGGAATCAGATATTCAATGCTTTTTAAATCTCAAGATACTCCAGCATTTCAACAATCACATGCAGAATTTTTCTCATTTTGCAAAGGTAATTTTAGAACAATGGTCTATGATAATATGAGGGTTGCAGTTAAGAAATTTGTTGGATTGTTCGAAAAAGAGCCAACAAAAGCATTGACAGAATTATCAATATACTATGGATTCAACTTTAGGTTCACGAATATTGCAAAAGGCAATGAAAAGGGCCACGTTGAGAGAAGTGTAGAATATGTTAGAAGAAAAGTATTCAGTGAGCCGGGTAATGACAAATTCGACACTCTTGCAGAAGCAAACAAGTTTCTTTTTGAAGAATGTATGAAGCTTAATAATAAAGAAACATCTAACGGATTGGTGCCGATGGAAATCTTTAAAGAAGAGCAAAAACACTTGTTTCCTAACTTACCTAAGTTTGAAAGCAGTATTTATTCAGAAAACCGTGTTGACAAATATTCGACCGTAACGGTAAGTCAAAATCATTATTCTGTGCCGGATACATTAGTTGGTAAAATGGTAAAAGTGAAGATGTTTACAGATAAGATAATTATCTACTACGATAACAGCATTGTAGCTAAACATGACCGCAGTTTTAAACTGCATGACTGGAAAATTGAGATTCATCATTATCTTAGAACTCTACATAAAAAACCAGGTGCCCTCAAAGGAAGCACAGCACTGCTCCAAACGGACACCCAGATCAAATATATCTATGAACAGTATTATACCAAAGATGCCAAGACATTTCTACAAGTTTTAGAAATTATTTATGAAAAAGGAATCCATGCTGTGACAGAAGCTTTAAGGGAACTTGAAAAACTGTCACCAATGGATATGAGTGCTGATAAGGTTAAGGTGATTTGTGAAAGTAGAAAGGAAAAAGAAATTTGTGTTACTGTTCCATTAAATGATCATCTAACTGAAAAATCAAGGAGCACATTATCGATTTATGATAAACTTGCAGCACTCCAATCAAGAAAGCTTAACAAGGAGGCTGTATAG